One stretch of Pseudodesulfovibrio senegalensis DNA includes these proteins:
- a CDS encoding ABC transporter substrate-binding protein codes for MRSFKIMVLVAAMLTMAAASAVAGPTYDRVMQNKVIRAGITNQGIPFGFINDSNEWVGFDMDMAKEIAKRLGCKLEPTVVNNNTRISFLQTDPPKVDMVLSNMTHKRIRDEKIDFSITYFFDGQKFLAPKGKVTDPKQFANMKIGSMQGTTSIINVENYLKKLGNPNPKVIGYEGEVAMFEALRSGRVQAISTDSTLLLGYAAKVPGKYELVGDFISDEPYGIGLPQDDSAWRDAVNFAVQDIWKDGTYKTIYNKWFGPDSDYPFPLTEKIEMWP; via the coding sequence ATGCGTTCTTTCAAAATCATGGTTCTCGTGGCGGCCATGCTGACCATGGCTGCGGCCAGTGCCGTTGCCGGTCCCACCTATGACCGCGTCATGCAAAACAAGGTCATTCGCGCCGGCATCACCAACCAGGGCATCCCCTTCGGCTTCATCAACGACAGCAACGAATGGGTCGGCTTCGACATGGACATGGCCAAGGAAATCGCCAAGCGCCTTGGTTGCAAGCTCGAGCCCACCGTGGTCAACAACAACACCCGCATTTCCTTCCTGCAGACCGATCCGCCCAAGGTGGATATGGTCCTTTCCAACATGACCCACAAACGCATCCGTGACGAAAAGATCGACTTCTCCATCACATACTTCTTTGATGGACAAAAATTCCTGGCCCCCAAAGGCAAGGTCACGGACCCGAAGCAGTTCGCCAACATGAAGATCGGCTCCATGCAGGGAACCACCTCCATCATCAACGTGGAGAACTATCTGAAGAAACTGGGCAACCCCAACCCCAAGGTCATCGGCTACGAAGGTGAAGTGGCCATGTTTGAAGCCCTGCGCTCCGGTCGCGTGCAGGCCATCTCCACCGACTCCACCCTGTTGCTGGGCTATGCCGCCAAGGTCCCCGGCAAGTACGAACTGGTGGGTGACTTCATTTCCGACGAGCCTTACGGCATCGGCCTGCCGCAGGACGATTCCGCGTGGCGCGACGCCGTGAACTTCGCGGTGCAGGACATCTGGAAAGACGGAACCTACAAGACCATCTACAACAAGTGGTTCGGCCCGGATTCCGACTACCCCTTCCCGCTCACCGAAAAGATCGAAATGTGGCCCTAG
- a CDS encoding amino acid ABC transporter permease: MFKHYFEKIWVQNVALFCLLALVVYYFGFVFEFKYDFHWAILFEKTQYGFMSELLLNGLNLTITISIYSALIALGLGTVFGLARLSNFKPVYWFATCYVEIFRNTPLLVQLFFWNFALPYAFPEDIRMQLFELDFEFWIAVVGLGVFTSAFMAEIIRSGIQSIPKGLLEASYSSGLTFGQTLRRIILPLAFREIIPPLGSEFLNNMKNSSLAQTIGVMEIFWAMTEVTSLTYHWFEALTAATIIYTLLSLLIAGIMNLVNAKLKIVPKGQETFIRKISDALFWIFGAIYSRCSRTKRRMARKRAASKTLSPTERALKVAWKGMTIAGRGLFVLFLCYLLFMVAKALLGFNWEIIAKNLRTLVLWRFPNGGDTEFFMGLGGLSSSIIMAVFAISCSFIIGLFAGMGRTSKYRFFRIPCTIYIELIRANPLVIVLSWMFFTIPVILKIELQAFWAATWAMTIFFGAYIAEIVRAGIENIPPGQVEAAQSTGLTYFQTMRKIILPQALKQMLPGLVGLFIAAFKDTSLAYIIGVMELTRAGFALNNRLMVYPFEIYTAVAALYFICCFCMSKYAAHLERRLSPEKVRLDM; encoded by the coding sequence ATGTTCAAACATTATTTTGAAAAAATATGGGTCCAGAACGTGGCCCTGTTCTGCCTGCTCGCGCTGGTCGTATATTATTTCGGCTTTGTCTTTGAATTCAAATACGACTTCCACTGGGCCATTCTTTTTGAAAAGACCCAATACGGCTTCATGAGCGAATTGCTGCTCAATGGCCTGAACCTGACCATCACCATTTCCATCTATTCGGCACTGATCGCTCTCGGGCTGGGCACGGTGTTCGGGCTGGCGCGCCTTTCGAATTTCAAGCCCGTATACTGGTTTGCCACGTGCTATGTGGAAATTTTCCGCAACACGCCGCTTTTGGTGCAGTTGTTTTTCTGGAACTTTGCACTGCCATATGCATTCCCCGAAGACATCCGCATGCAGCTTTTCGAGCTGGATTTCGAATTCTGGATCGCGGTGGTGGGCCTCGGCGTATTCACCAGCGCGTTCATGGCTGAAATCATCCGCTCGGGCATCCAATCCATTCCCAAAGGATTGCTTGAGGCATCCTATTCCTCAGGGCTGACCTTCGGGCAAACCCTGCGCAGGATCATCCTCCCGCTGGCCTTTCGGGAGATCATCCCGCCTCTGGGCAGTGAATTCCTGAACAACATGAAAAACTCGTCACTGGCCCAAACCATCGGCGTCATGGAAATCTTCTGGGCCATGACGGAAGTCACCTCCCTGACCTACCACTGGTTCGAGGCCCTGACCGCAGCGACCATCATCTACACGCTGCTTTCGCTGCTCATTGCCGGAATCATGAACCTGGTCAACGCCAAGCTCAAAATCGTGCCCAAAGGGCAGGAAACGTTCATCCGCAAAATTTCGGACGCTCTTTTCTGGATATTCGGAGCCATCTACTCCCGGTGCTCACGCACCAAGCGCAGGATGGCGCGCAAACGGGCAGCCTCCAAGACTCTGTCGCCCACGGAACGCGCGCTCAAGGTAGCATGGAAAGGCATGACCATTGCCGGTCGGGGCCTATTCGTCCTGTTCCTTTGCTACCTGCTGTTCATGGTCGCCAAGGCGCTCTTGGGCTTCAACTGGGAAATCATCGCCAAAAACCTGAGAACGCTCGTATTGTGGCGATTCCCCAACGGCGGCGATACCGAGTTCTTCATGGGGCTCGGTGGTCTTTCCAGTTCCATCATAATGGCCGTATTCGCCATCTCCTGCAGTTTCATCATCGGGCTGTTCGCAGGCATGGGACGCACCTCCAAGTACCGTTTCTTCAGGATTCCCTGCACCATCTATATTGAATTGATCCGCGCCAACCCGCTGGTCATCGTGCTTTCGTGGATGTTCTTCACCATCCCGGTCATCCTGAAAATCGAATTGCAGGCATTCTGGGCCGCAACATGGGCCATGACCATATTCTTCGGCGCATACATTGCGGAAATCGTGCGTGCAGGCATCGAAAACATCCCGCCCGGACAGGTGGAAGCAGCCCAATCCACTGGGCTGACCTACTTCCAGACAATGCGCAAAATCATCCTGCCGCAAGCACTCAAGCAAATGCTTCCGGGGCTCGTAGGCCTGTTCATTGCCGCATTCAAGGACACCTCGCTGGCCTACATCATCGGCGTGATGGAACTGACCCGTGCCGGTTTTGCCCTGAACAACCGCCTGATGGTCTATCCCTTCGAGATCTACACCGCGGTCGCCGCGCTGTATTTCATATGCTGCTTCTGCATGAGCAAATACGCCGCCCATCTGGAACGGCGCCTGAGTCCGGAAAAAGTCCGGCTGGACATGTAA
- a CDS encoding cytochrome c3 family protein: MRLNTYQLLVLAAFLLCVSNAYAAPSAPDDMLLAAPESIQAKKTPVQFSHQKHMAKGLECTTCHHTWDGTSEIRSCSNAGCHDQPSKKEKMSFYKAFHASKAPQSCLGCHKAAIKQGNKVAPKSCKQCHPKK, from the coding sequence ATGAGACTCAACACTTACCAACTCCTTGTGCTGGCTGCGTTCCTGCTCTGTGTAAGCAATGCCTACGCCGCCCCTTCGGCTCCGGACGACATGCTCCTCGCCGCCCCGGAATCGATACAGGCCAAGAAGACACCGGTTCAGTTCTCGCACCAAAAGCACATGGCAAAGGGACTGGAATGTACGACGTGCCATCACACTTGGGACGGGACAAGCGAAATTCGCAGCTGTTCGAACGCAGGATGTCATGATCAGCCCAGCAAGAAGGAAAAGATGAGTTTCTACAAGGCGTTTCATGCCTCCAAGGCACCGCAAAGCTGTCTTGGATGTCACAAGGCTGCCATAAAGCAGGGCAACAAGGTTGCTCCCAAGTCCTGCAAGCAGTGCCATCCGAAGAAGTAA
- a CDS encoding amino acid ABC transporter ATP-binding protein has translation MISFKNVNKWFGDLHVLQNVSLEIEKGEVVVICGPSGSGKSTLIRCINRLEPIQKGSISVDGMDVNDPRTNMTQLRAEVGFVFQQFNLYPHMSVLENVVLAPTMVRHMPKAEAGAIAMKLLEKVNIPDKAHAYPSQLSGGQQQRVAIARGLAMQPKIMLFDEPTSALDPEMINEVLDVMKSLAREGMTMVCVTHEMGFAREVADRVIFMDGGLLIEQNTPEEFFHNPQSDRTKDFLSKILSH, from the coding sequence GTGATATCTTTCAAAAATGTAAACAAATGGTTTGGCGACCTTCACGTCCTGCAAAACGTATCGCTGGAGATCGAAAAGGGAGAGGTCGTTGTCATCTGTGGTCCGTCCGGTTCGGGAAAAAGTACGCTCATCCGCTGCATCAATCGATTGGAGCCCATCCAGAAGGGAAGCATCTCGGTAGACGGCATGGACGTCAACGACCCCAGAACCAACATGACGCAACTCCGTGCAGAAGTCGGGTTCGTTTTCCAACAATTCAATCTCTATCCGCACATGTCCGTACTGGAAAACGTTGTATTGGCTCCCACCATGGTTCGGCATATGCCCAAGGCCGAGGCCGGAGCCATTGCCATGAAACTGCTGGAAAAGGTAAATATTCCTGACAAAGCACACGCATATCCGTCCCAACTGTCCGGCGGACAGCAACAACGTGTGGCCATCGCCCGCGGGTTGGCCATGCAGCCCAAAATCATGCTTTTCGACGAGCCGACATCCGCGCTCGACCCGGAAATGATCAACGAAGTGCTGGACGTCATGAAATCCTTGGCCCGCGAAGGCATGACCATGGTCTGCGTAACGCACGAAATGGGATTTGCCCGCGAGGTGGCCGACAGGGTCATCTTCATGGATGGCGGCTTGCTCATCGAGCAGAACACTCCCGAGGAATTCTTCCACAATCCGCAAAGTGATCGTACCAAGGATTTTCTGAGCAAAATTCTGTCGCATTAA
- a CDS encoding peptide-binding protein, with product MKVALVVLLFIMSLAFGGCSESADQGQDDSDAHAATEPIVGIPEYGGRIIEASLGGFTRLIPGLSTDAGSSEVQSKIYVSALKYDKNINLVPYAAKSFEVLDGGKHLKFVLRKDIRWFDGEPLTARDVEFTYRLMIDPKTPTAYAADWKAISEFRLTGPYSFEVFYDQPFARGLVTWAHDILPEHALAGEDLSNTRYSREPLGAGPYKLKEWIPGRRLVLEANDDFFQGRPYIERIIYREIPDLSTQFLELEARNIDMMGLTPLQYLRQTRGSKWDRYRKFKYLSFGYTYLGFNFRHPFFQDVRVRRAIDMAIDKQEIVKGVLMGMGVPAVGPYKPGTWQFDEDIRDRGYHPEQARKLLAQAGWRDTDGDGLLDKDGKPFYFTILTNQGNSQRSKAGVIIQERLRDIGIRVDIRIVEWAAFLHEFVDKGRFDAVILSWNILQDPDLYDVWHSSKVIPDGLNFISYANDELDSLLERGRRLVNKADRKKIYDRVQEILFEDQPYVFLYIPYSLPIVNARVQGIKAAPAGIGYNYTKWWIPKKMQMQQ from the coding sequence ATGAAAGTAGCCTTGGTTGTTCTGCTGTTTATAATGTCATTGGCCTTCGGGGGCTGTTCCGAATCTGCCGACCAGGGTCAGGACGACTCTGATGCGCATGCCGCAACCGAACCGATTGTCGGAATTCCCGAATACGGCGGACGTATCATCGAAGCATCGCTCGGCGGCTTTACCCGTCTTATTCCCGGCTTGTCGACGGACGCGGGGTCTTCCGAGGTGCAATCCAAGATTTACGTGTCTGCGCTCAAGTACGACAAGAACATCAACCTTGTTCCCTATGCTGCGAAATCGTTTGAGGTTCTGGACGGCGGCAAACATCTGAAGTTCGTCCTGCGCAAGGATATTCGCTGGTTTGACGGCGAGCCGCTCACGGCCAGAGATGTGGAGTTCACTTATCGGCTGATGATTGATCCCAAAACGCCTACGGCCTATGCCGCGGACTGGAAGGCCATCAGCGAATTTCGTCTGACCGGGCCGTATTCCTTTGAGGTCTTTTACGACCAGCCTTTTGCGCGAGGCCTTGTGACCTGGGCCCATGACATCCTGCCCGAACATGCTCTGGCCGGGGAGGACCTGTCCAATACGCGGTACAGCCGCGAACCGCTCGGAGCAGGTCCCTACAAGCTCAAGGAATGGATTCCGGGACGGCGACTCGTGTTGGAAGCCAATGATGATTTTTTTCAGGGCAGGCCGTATATTGAACGGATCATCTACCGGGAGATTCCCGATCTTTCCACCCAGTTTCTGGAGCTTGAAGCCAGAAACATCGATATGATGGGCCTCACCCCCCTGCAATACCTGCGTCAGACCCGGGGCAGCAAATGGGATCGCTACAGGAAGTTCAAGTACCTTTCGTTCGGGTACACCTATCTGGGCTTCAACTTCAGGCATCCGTTCTTTCAAGATGTTCGCGTTCGGCGTGCCATCGATATGGCCATCGACAAACAGGAGATCGTCAAGGGCGTGCTCATGGGCATGGGCGTGCCTGCGGTGGGACCGTACAAGCCCGGGACATGGCAGTTCGATGAGGATATCCGGGACCGTGGCTATCACCCCGAACAGGCCCGCAAGCTGCTGGCCCAGGCCGGATGGCGTGATACGGATGGGGACGGGCTTCTGGACAAGGACGGCAAGCCGTTCTACTTTACCATTTTGACCAATCAGGGCAATTCCCAACGAAGCAAGGCCGGAGTTATCATTCAGGAGAGGCTGCGCGACATTGGAATACGTGTGGATATTCGTATTGTCGAGTGGGCGGCATTCTTGCACGAGTTCGTGGACAAGGGGCGGTTCGACGCCGTGATTTTGAGTTGGAATATTTTACAGGACCCTGATCTCTACGACGTGTGGCATTCGTCCAAGGTCATTCCCGACGGATTGAATTTTATCAGCTATGCAAATGACGAATTGGACAGCTTGCTGGAGCGCGGGCGCAGGCTTGTGAATAAGGCTGATCGGAAAAAGATATATGACCGCGTTCAGGAAATCCTGTTCGAAGACCAGCCGTACGTGTTTCTTTACATTCCATACTCCCTGCCCATCGTGAATGCCCGTGTACAGGGAATCAAGGCCGCTCCGGCCGGTATTGGTTACAATTACACCAAGTGGTGGATTCCCAAAAAAATGCAAATGCAACAATAA
- a CDS encoding RelA/SpoT family protein has translation MIRITDITDKVSGYIENPDLALIQKAYIFAAQAHEGVVRLSGEPYISHPMSVAYQLAVMQLDEASVAAGLLHDTVEDTDTTIDEIEDLFGSDVADIVDGVTKISKMQFESKAVAQAENIRKMILAMAEDIRVLMVKLADRLHNMRTLDHMKPIKQRMIAQETVDIYAPLANRLGLHRIKTELEDMCLRFLKPDVYSQLSEAVAKHRSAGQEYIDKVISLIQGMLSKNKIKGHVYGRTKHLHSTHQKMIQQDLSFEEIYDLIAFRVIVPSVKDCYAVLGLIHAAWKPIPGRFKDYISIPKANMYQSLHSTVIGPDGERIEIQIRTEEMNRVAEYGVAAHWQYKEVGKGAKRNKTTGQRDAERFTWLRQILDWQRELNDPREFMASLRFDLFQDEVYVFTPNGDIKEMPDGATPVDFAYMIHTEVGDHCAGAKVNGRLVPLHTELKNGDSVEIITDKNRSPSRDWLKFVKTAKARTRIKQHIRTVERERSIALGKELLEKEGRRVGINFQKHLKDGEFQKLAQEFNCSSADDLIAQVGYSNFTPKKVLKRLYTVLHGEERRQKIPEKAAQPAQPKAKSDGLSISGVDKMLVRFAVCCNPLPGDPIVGYITRGRGVTIHRVDCHNVKNFETERLLPVSWEGEEERSYPAKIRIKCRNRKGMLGKICIMLSEADVNIDSGTFESMVDGTSQLEFTVEVKDLAQLYSALSKVKNLDAVYEALRVS, from the coding sequence ATGATTCGAATTACTGACATAACCGACAAGGTTTCAGGATATATTGAAAATCCTGATCTCGCGCTCATACAGAAAGCGTATATTTTTGCTGCCCAGGCCCACGAGGGCGTGGTGCGCCTGTCCGGGGAGCCGTATATTTCCCACCCCATGTCCGTGGCTTACCAACTGGCGGTAATGCAGCTGGACGAGGCTTCGGTGGCGGCTGGCCTGCTTCATGACACCGTGGAGGATACGGATACCACCATCGATGAAATCGAAGATCTTTTCGGTTCGGACGTGGCCGACATCGTTGACGGGGTCACGAAGATCAGCAAGATGCAATTCGAATCCAAAGCCGTGGCCCAGGCGGAGAATATCCGCAAGATGATACTGGCCATGGCCGAGGATATCCGTGTGCTCATGGTCAAATTGGCGGACCGTCTGCACAACATGCGCACCCTTGATCACATGAAGCCCATCAAGCAGCGCATGATCGCCCAGGAGACCGTGGACATTTATGCACCGCTTGCCAACCGGCTTGGTTTGCACCGCATCAAGACCGAGCTTGAGGACATGTGTCTTCGTTTTCTCAAGCCCGACGTATACAGCCAGTTGAGCGAGGCCGTTGCAAAGCACCGTTCTGCCGGCCAGGAATATATCGACAAGGTCATTTCCCTGATTCAGGGCATGTTGTCCAAGAACAAGATCAAGGGGCATGTCTACGGCCGCACCAAGCACCTGCACAGCACGCATCAAAAAATGATCCAGCAGGATCTGAGTTTCGAGGAAATCTACGACCTGATCGCCTTTCGCGTCATCGTGCCCTCGGTCAAGGATTGTTATGCCGTGTTGGGGCTGATTCACGCCGCATGGAAGCCGATTCCCGGTCGATTCAAGGATTATATTTCCATTCCCAAGGCCAACATGTACCAGAGCCTTCACTCCACGGTCATCGGGCCGGACGGCGAGCGCATCGAGATACAGATTCGCACGGAGGAAATGAACCGGGTGGCCGAATACGGTGTTGCCGCACATTGGCAATACAAGGAAGTCGGCAAGGGGGCGAAAAGGAACAAGACAACCGGCCAGCGTGATGCCGAACGTTTCACCTGGTTGCGCCAGATTCTGGACTGGCAGCGGGAACTCAACGATCCGCGCGAGTTCATGGCTTCGTTGCGTTTCGACCTGTTTCAGGACGAAGTATACGTCTTCACTCCCAACGGCGATATCAAGGAAATGCCGGACGGGGCCACGCCTGTGGATTTCGCATATATGATTCATACGGAAGTGGGTGATCATTGTGCCGGTGCCAAGGTCAACGGACGTCTCGTTCCCCTGCATACCGAATTGAAGAACGGCGATTCCGTCGAGATCATCACGGACAAGAATCGCAGTCCCAGCAGGGATTGGCTCAAGTTTGTGAAAACGGCCAAGGCCAGAACCCGCATCAAGCAGCACATCCGCACGGTGGAGCGTGAGCGCAGCATTGCGTTGGGCAAGGAACTGCTGGAAAAGGAAGGGCGCCGCGTCGGCATCAATTTCCAGAAGCATCTCAAGGACGGCGAATTTCAGAAGCTGGCGCAGGAGTTCAACTGCAGCAGTGCCGACGATCTCATCGCTCAGGTGGGATATTCCAATTTTACGCCGAAAAAGGTGCTCAAGCGTCTGTACACCGTGTTGCACGGGGAAGAACGTCGCCAGAAAATACCGGAAAAGGCGGCCCAGCCAGCCCAGCCCAAGGCCAAGAGCGATGGCCTGAGCATCAGCGGTGTGGACAAGATGCTGGTACGGTTTGCGGTTTGCTGCAACCCGTTACCCGGGGATCCCATTGTCGGCTACATTACCCGGGGCCGTGGCGTTACCATTCATAGAGTGGACTGTCACAACGTCAAGAATTTCGAGACGGAACGCCTGCTTCCCGTTTCATGGGAGGGCGAGGAAGAGCGTTCGTATCCCGCCAAAATTCGTATCAAGTGTCGTAACCGGAAGGGCATGCTCGGCAAGATATGCATCATGCTCAGCGAGGCGGACGTGAATATTGATTCCGGAACCTTCGAGTCCATGGTTGACGGCACTTCCCAATTGGAATTCACCGTCGAGGTGAAGGACCTTGCCCAGTTGTATTCCGCCTTGTCCAAGGTCAAGAATCTGGATGCGGTATACGAGGCGCTTCGCGTTTCCTGA
- a CDS encoding DEAD/DEAH box helicase, which produces MTNGEEAVVKKILQDFVNDTIPDYILEMGQNIVAMGNVRKMDLKKREQYWDIEGQVEGDDFQNYASEVGINLGDNTINYYCNCPDSFSGVCRHIAATAVKLLKSLDDDSGESVPTPRTDWHQTFRPFFATELEPEAGKHYLIYRLYPEPGRLQVAFFRARQNKSGISQVQNEVTLHQITENPDWCETSPSLPRVAEMIGYYLDYWGHRVEIPAGLHSWFFRAIKNEYYLYLRETDQPVRVENKTMQLKLSPHLSEDGLNFDIMLAREDKLPFPITAEDEVFFYGRLPLWVYRKQGFYPVQTGLDPQLIQEMVEQQPIIPHSDISEFLDRVWTKIPQSDLHGQEDFIERVGPIFQSAKYNPKLYLDEEGSLLTLKVQNIYENEHGEFSLPGPNPDLQTGSYHYEGKSFLILREQQEEAMLLAELADMGFQPRSNHIWFMEQEEAINFLLDYYPMLVEAYRVFGEKNLTRYKVRNSKPEIVAEVESDEENKWFTLDLAVEYEDQRVPIDKIWKAWTSGKRYVQLKDGSYTSLPESWLKRIGYKLKALGYDPDKPPQQTFQQFEAPVLDKILDDIPHAQTDEFFVQLREKIHNFQEIQEIAPPKDLNATLRPYQVQGLSYLNFLREYGFGGILADEMGLGKTIQTLSFIQSLKERNMQYPNLIIVPTSVLPNWEREAQKFVPDLKRLTIYGAKREDLFQHIKDSDLIITTYALLRRDLDELLKYRYGSIILDEAQNIKNPNTITARSVRKLDSDMKLCLSGTPIENNLFELWSLFEFLMPGFLGSQHSFQRGIVKPIKDGDEETLDFLRSRVKPFILRRTKAEVAKDLPPKIETTHYCELIDEQRELYTALAKRLKDQVLKDVDEKGLAKSQMSILDALLKLRQICCHPRLLKLDIPGVETNLPSGKFDAFKDLVTDIIEGGHKVLVFSQFVSMLKIIRSWAQIKDMPFCYLDGSSKDRFEQVDRFNDSPDIPMFLISLKAGGTGLNLTSADYVIHYDPWWNPAVENQATDRTHRIGQKRQVFAYKMICQNTVEEKILKLQEQKKDVAEAIIPGQSALKSLTRDDLEMLFEV; this is translated from the coding sequence ATGACGAACGGCGAAGAAGCGGTTGTCAAAAAAATACTTCAGGACTTTGTCAACGATACCATCCCCGACTACATTCTGGAAATGGGGCAAAATATCGTTGCCATGGGTAACGTTCGCAAAATGGACCTGAAAAAACGCGAACAGTACTGGGACATCGAAGGGCAGGTCGAGGGCGACGACTTTCAGAACTACGCCTCGGAAGTTGGTATAAACCTCGGCGACAACACAATAAACTACTACTGCAACTGCCCGGATTCCTTTTCCGGCGTATGCCGCCACATTGCAGCCACGGCCGTCAAGCTACTCAAATCCCTTGACGACGACTCCGGAGAATCGGTTCCCACCCCACGCACGGACTGGCACCAGACCTTTCGCCCCTTTTTCGCCACGGAACTGGAACCCGAAGCAGGCAAGCACTACCTGATCTACCGGCTCTACCCTGAACCGGGACGCCTGCAGGTAGCTTTTTTCCGCGCACGCCAGAACAAGTCCGGCATTTCGCAGGTGCAAAACGAGGTCACCCTGCATCAGATCACGGAAAACCCGGACTGGTGCGAAACGTCCCCTTCCCTGCCGCGCGTGGCGGAAATGATCGGCTACTACCTCGATTATTGGGGGCACCGCGTGGAAATACCGGCTGGTCTCCATTCCTGGTTTTTTCGGGCCATCAAAAACGAATACTATCTCTACCTGCGAGAAACCGACCAGCCCGTGCGCGTGGAAAACAAAACCATGCAGCTCAAACTCTCGCCGCATCTTTCGGAAGACGGCCTGAATTTCGATATCATGCTGGCCCGCGAAGACAAACTGCCGTTCCCCATCACAGCCGAAGACGAAGTTTTCTTTTACGGCAGGCTCCCGCTCTGGGTATACCGCAAGCAGGGATTCTATCCGGTGCAGACAGGTCTTGATCCGCAGCTCATTCAGGAGATGGTGGAGCAGCAGCCCATCATCCCCCACTCGGACATCTCCGAGTTTCTCGACCGTGTCTGGACCAAGATTCCGCAATCCGACCTCCATGGACAGGAAGATTTCATCGAGCGTGTCGGTCCCATCTTCCAGTCGGCCAAATACAACCCCAAGCTGTATCTGGACGAGGAAGGCAGCCTGCTGACCCTCAAGGTTCAGAACATCTATGAAAACGAACACGGCGAATTCTCGCTGCCAGGCCCCAACCCGGACCTGCAGACCGGAAGCTACCACTATGAAGGCAAAAGTTTCCTGATCCTGCGCGAACAGCAGGAAGAAGCCATGTTGCTCGCCGAGTTGGCAGACATGGGATTCCAGCCCCGGAGCAACCATATCTGGTTCATGGAACAGGAAGAAGCCATCAATTTCCTGTTGGACTACTACCCCATGCTGGTCGAGGCTTACCGAGTGTTCGGCGAAAAGAACCTGACCCGCTACAAGGTCCGAAACTCCAAGCCGGAAATCGTCGCCGAAGTGGAATCGGACGAGGAAAACAAGTGGTTCACCCTTGATCTGGCCGTTGAATACGAAGACCAGCGCGTTCCCATCGACAAGATATGGAAGGCCTGGACCAGCGGCAAACGCTACGTGCAGCTCAAGGACGGCTCCTATACCAGCCTACCGGAAAGCTGGCTCAAACGCATCGGTTACAAGCTCAAGGCGCTGGGCTATGACCCGGACAAGCCGCCGCAACAGACCTTCCAGCAATTCGAAGCTCCGGTTCTGGACAAGATTCTGGATGATATTCCGCACGCCCAGACCGATGAATTCTTCGTACAGTTGCGCGAGAAAATACATAATTTCCAGGAAATTCAGGAAATCGCCCCCCCCAAGGACCTCAACGCCACACTCCGGCCCTATCAGGTTCAGGGACTCAGTTACCTCAACTTTCTGCGTGAATACGGGTTCGGCGGCATCCTTGCCGATGAAATGGGACTGGGAAAAACCATCCAGACCCTGTCGTTCATCCAGTCGCTCAAAGAGCGCAACATGCAGTACCCGAACCTGATCATCGTGCCGACGTCGGTTTTGCCCAACTGGGAACGGGAAGCCCAGAAATTCGTTCCCGACCTCAAACGCCTGACCATTTACGGTGCCAAGCGCGAAGACCTGTTCCAGCACATCAAGGATTCGGACCTGATCATCACCACCTACGCCCTCCTCAGGCGCGATCTGGATGAATTACTGAAATACAGGTATGGCAGCATCATCCTTGATGAGGCCCAGAACATCAAAAACCCGAACACCATCACGGCCCGCTCGGTCCGCAAGCTGGATTCGGACATGAAGCTCTGTCTTTCGGGCACGCCCATTGAAAACAACCTTTTCGAACTCTGGTCCCTGTTCGAATTCCTCATGCCCGGCTTTCTGGGATCACAGCACTCGTTTCAACGCGGCATCGTCAAACCCATCAAGGACGGAGACGAGGAAACCCTCGACTTCCTGCGTTCGCGGGTCAAACCGTTTATCCTACGCCGTACCAAGGCCGAAGTTGCCAAGGACCTGCCGCCCAAGATCGAAACAACCCACTATTGCGAACTCATCGACGAGCAGCGCGAACTCTATACCGCCCTTGCCAAGCGACTCAAAGATCAAGTGCTCAAGGATGTAGACGAAAAAGGACTGGCCAAAAGCCAGATGTCCATTCTGGACGCCCTGCTCAAGTTGCGCCAGATATGTTGCCATCCGCGACTGCTCAAGCTGGACATCCCGGGGGTCGAAACCAACCTTCCTTCGGGCAAGTTCGATGCGTTCAAGGATCTGGTGACCGACATCATCGAAGGCGGGCACAAGGTGCTCGTTTTTTCGCAGTTCGTATCCATGCTCAAAATCATTCGTTCATGGGCACAGATAAAAGACATGCCTTTCTGCTATCTTGACGGCTCGTCCAAGGACCGTTTTGAGCAGGTAGACCGCTTCAACGATTCGCCGGATATCCCCATGTTCCTCATCTCGCTCAAGGCAGGCGGAACCGGCCTCAACCTGACTTCAGCCGACTACGTCATCCATTACGATCCGTGGTGGAACCCGGCAGTGGAAAATCAGGCAACAGACCGGACCCACCGCATCGGACAAAAACGGCAGGTTTTTGCCTACAAAATGATCTGCCAAAACACCGTGGAAGAAAAAATCCTCAAACTTCAGGAACAGAAAAAAGACGTTGCCGAAGCAATCATCCCCGGTCAGTCGGCGCTCAAGAGTCTGACGCGCGATGATCTGGAGATGCTCTTTGAGGTATAA